The proteins below come from a single Chryseobacterium nepalense genomic window:
- a CDS encoding response regulator codes for MPKKIIRNLQFGVGLSLVILIASSIASYVSIQKQMENRESLSKSRRSITAVKDVLISLLDAETGSRGYQLTGRENFLDPFNRSLIEFPKAIERAKNLDITDENQVKLLHELERNVNTNISNLKHFVDNRKKGIVMSQEQVLMSKSYMDRCRKIVQEFVQTEESQLAIKNKDLTRSSNTTVLFIIFSAIAAIVVTTFFYLKLRADLIRRDKLERALQAKDIEISKRVSAIREIANRVANGDYSQRATDNSQDDLGDLAESLNHMTESLKISFDKINASDWRQKGLALLNESLMGNKSVQEVSDNALKQIIEYGKCINGSIYLYDEGMLKLKAAFGLENNMKKVFEPGEGMVGQTFISKKTQVYNNLHEEDFVVTFASSAIKIYGILLLPVFADGNIIGVLELGSTNNFDESRIDYFIECTRNIGVALNAAKSREKEQQLLEETQAQSEELQVQHSELENLNTELEAQTQKLQASEEELKVQQEELMQANAELEERSRLLEEKNHLIAERNSEIQKKVEELALSTKYKSEFLANMSHELRTPLNSILLLSRLMAENPEENLNEDQIESAKVIQSSGSSLLTLIDEILDLAKIESGKMTLEYQDVEINDIVKDLKNLFNPVFQEKKLQFNVQIDSELNNTIETDRLRVDQVLRNLLSNALKFTTEGSINLNIKKDNKKKDFIVFSVKDTGIGIAEDKQKIIFEAFQQADGSTRRKFGGTGLGLSISREIARLLGGELTLESKVNEGSEFCLCIPVSAMTESEIAPMETDQDLVEIIREDVEEIKNILDDGEEEYYNAINSLEIPEDVADDREGIQDGDKVILIIEDDTNFAKALLKYARMQKYKAVVVVRGDHGISAALKYRPHAILLDVQLPVKDGWQVMDELKSNPETRHIPVHMMSVLHVKKESLMKGAIDFINKPVALDQMTEVFRKIEEVLSKSPQKVLIVEENAKHASALSYFLSNFNISLSVQTNVEDSVKALTASHVDCVILDIGSSKGDEYQIIESIKSYDGLENLPIIIFTERNLSKSEELKIKQYADSIVVKTAHSYQRILDEVGLFLHLVEEKNNSLETVRSKTLGSLTEVLSGKKILITDDDVRNIFSLTKALEKYKVEVVVAMDGKHALQQIKEHPDVDVILMDMMMPEMDGYETIKQIRKMPMYTRLPIIAVTAKSMIGEREKCITAGASDYISKPVDIDQLLSLLRVWLYEM; via the coding sequence ATGCCGAAAAAAATTATAAGAAATCTTCAGTTTGGAGTAGGACTCTCTTTAGTGATACTGATTGCGAGTTCAATTGCCTCTTATGTAAGCATACAAAAACAGATGGAAAACCGGGAAAGCCTTTCAAAAAGCCGGAGATCCATCACTGCCGTTAAAGATGTTTTGATTTCTTTACTGGATGCTGAAACCGGGAGCCGGGGATATCAGCTTACCGGCCGGGAAAATTTCCTCGATCCTTTCAATCGCAGCCTTATTGAATTTCCAAAAGCAATAGAACGGGCAAAAAACCTTGATATTACCGATGAAAATCAGGTGAAACTTTTACATGAGCTTGAACGAAATGTTAACACGAACATTTCAAATCTGAAACATTTTGTAGACAACAGGAAAAAAGGCATTGTCATGAGCCAGGAGCAGGTTCTTATGAGTAAGTCATATATGGACAGATGCCGGAAAATTGTTCAGGAATTTGTACAAACCGAAGAGTCACAGCTCGCTATCAAAAACAAAGACCTTACAAGATCATCCAACACTACGGTTTTATTCATCATATTTTCTGCCATTGCTGCCATTGTGGTAACCACATTCTTTTATCTGAAATTACGGGCAGACCTTATTCGCAGGGACAAGCTTGAAAGGGCACTTCAGGCTAAAGATATTGAAATCAGCAAAAGAGTAAGTGCAATCCGTGAAATTGCCAACAGGGTTGCCAACGGAGATTACAGCCAAAGGGCTACGGATAACTCCCAGGACGATCTTGGAGATCTTGCTGAGTCACTTAATCACATGACCGAATCACTGAAAATTTCTTTCGATAAAATTAATGCCAGCGACTGGCGCCAGAAAGGTCTTGCTTTGCTTAATGAATCTCTTATGGGGAACAAATCGGTACAGGAAGTCTCAGATAATGCCTTGAAACAGATCATTGAATATGGAAAATGCATCAACGGATCAATTTATCTTTATGATGAAGGAATGCTGAAATTGAAAGCTGCTTTCGGACTGGAAAACAATATGAAAAAAGTTTTTGAACCCGGAGAAGGAATGGTAGGACAAACTTTCATTAGCAAAAAAACACAGGTTTATAATAATCTTCATGAAGAAGATTTTGTAGTAACCTTTGCCAGCAGTGCCATAAAAATTTACGGAATATTATTACTGCCGGTTTTTGCAGACGGCAACATTATCGGGGTGCTGGAACTGGGATCTACCAATAATTTTGATGAAAGCAGGATTGATTATTTCATTGAATGTACAAGAAATATCGGGGTTGCGCTCAACGCTGCGAAAAGCCGCGAAAAAGAACAGCAGCTTCTGGAAGAAACACAGGCACAGTCCGAAGAATTACAGGTGCAGCATTCGGAACTTGAAAACCTGAATACAGAACTTGAAGCACAAACCCAAAAGCTGCAGGCTTCTGAAGAAGAACTGAAAGTGCAGCAGGAAGAGCTGATGCAGGCCAATGCAGAGCTGGAAGAAAGATCAAGATTGCTGGAAGAAAAAAATCATCTGATTGCAGAACGTAACAGTGAAATTCAGAAAAAAGTAGAAGAATTGGCTTTAAGCACAAAATACAAATCTGAATTTCTTGCAAATATGTCTCACGAATTGCGTACACCGCTTAATTCAATTCTGCTCTTATCCCGTTTGATGGCAGAAAATCCGGAAGAAAACCTGAATGAAGATCAGATTGAATCGGCTAAAGTAATTCAAAGCTCAGGAAGCAGCCTTCTGACGCTGATTGATGAGATTCTTGATCTTGCAAAAATAGAATCCGGAAAAATGACACTGGAATATCAGGATGTGGAAATTAATGATATCGTTAAAGATTTAAAGAACCTCTTTAACCCGGTCTTCCAGGAGAAAAAGCTTCAGTTTAACGTACAGATTGACAGTGAGCTGAACAATACCATTGAAACCGACCGTTTAAGAGTAGATCAGGTATTAAGGAATTTATTGTCAAACGCTCTGAAATTTACCACAGAAGGAAGTATCAATTTAAATATTAAAAAAGACAATAAGAAGAAAGACTTTATTGTTTTCTCTGTAAAAGATACGGGAATAGGTATTGCAGAAGACAAGCAGAAAATTATCTTCGAAGCATTCCAGCAGGCAGATGGTTCCACAAGAAGAAAATTTGGAGGTACAGGTCTCGGTTTGTCCATCAGCAGAGAAATTGCAAGGCTTTTAGGTGGTGAACTCACCCTGGAAAGCAAAGTAAATGAAGGAAGTGAATTCTGTCTTTGTATTCCGGTAAGCGCAATGACTGAATCTGAAATAGCACCGATGGAAACTGATCAGGATCTTGTAGAGATCATCCGAGAAGATGTGGAGGAAATAAAAAACATTCTGGATGACGGAGAAGAAGAGTATTATAACGCCATCAATTCCCTGGAAATTCCGGAAGATGTAGCTGATGACAGAGAGGGTATCCAGGATGGTGACAAAGTAATTCTTATTATTGAAGATGACACCAATTTTGCCAAAGCGCTTTTAAAATATGCCCGGATGCAGAAATATAAAGCTGTTGTAGTGGTAAGGGGAGATCACGGTATTTCTGCGGCATTGAAATATCGTCCGCACGCGATTCTCCTTGATGTTCAGCTGCCGGTAAAAGACGGATGGCAGGTAATGGATGAACTGAAATCCAACCCTGAAACCAGACACATTCCGGTACATATGATGTCTGTACTGCATGTAAAAAAGGAAAGTCTGATGAAAGGAGCTATTGATTTCATCAACAAACCGGTTGCATTAGATCAGATGACTGAAGTATTCAGAAAGATTGAAGAAGTACTCAGCAAATCACCGCAAAAAGTGCTTATTGTTGAAGAAAATGCGAAGCATGCGAGTGCACTTTCGTATTTCTTAAGCAATTTTAATATCTCTTTATCGGTGCAGACGAATGTAGAAGATAGTGTGAAAGCACTTACCGCCAGTCATGTAGATTGTGTAATTTTAGATATCGGATCTTCAAAAGGAGATGAATACCAGATTATTGAATCCATAAAGAGCTATGACGGTCTGGAAAATCTTCCGATTATCATATTTACGGAACGGAATTTGTCTAAGTCAGAAGAACTTAAAATAAAGCAATATGCAGATTCTATCGTTGTAAAAACGGCACACTCTTACCAGAGAATTCTGGACGAAGTAGGATTGTTCCTGCATTTGGTTGAAGAAAAAAATAATTCTCTTGAAACCGTAAGAAGTAAAACACTGGGATCTTTAACTGAAGTATTAAGTGGTAAAAAAATACTGATTACCGATGATGATGTACGAAATATTTTCTCTTTAACAAAAGCACTGGAAAAATATAAAGTGGAAGTAGTTGTGGCAATGGACGGAAAACACGCCTTGCAGCAGATCAAGGAACATCCTGATGTAGATGTTATTCTGATGGATATGATGATGCCGGAAATGGATGGCTACGAAACGATAAAGCAGATTAGAAAAATGCCGATGTATACAAGGTTGCCGATAATTGCCGTTACCGCAAAATCAATGATCGGGGAACGTGAAAAATGCATCACTGCCGGTGCTTCGGACTATATTTCGAAACCGGTGGATATTGATCAGTTATTATCCTTACTTAGAGTTTGGTTATATGAAATGTAA
- a CDS encoding response regulator encodes MNKKILIVDDDPRNIFALKLTLKSRGYQIESCTMAQEAINILKKDNQFSAVLMDMMMPEMDGYEATRIIRSTPAISKVPVIAVTAQAMPEDRQKCIDAGANHYISKPIDVDQLINAIEKLP; translated from the coding sequence ATGAATAAAAAAATTTTGATTGTGGACGATGATCCGCGAAACATATTTGCCCTGAAACTGACCCTGAAATCCAGGGGATATCAGATAGAAAGCTGTACTATGGCTCAGGAAGCTATTAATATTCTTAAAAAAGACAATCAGTTTTCTGCTGTCCTTATGGATATGATGATGCCGGAAATGGACGGTTATGAAGCCACCAGGATCATCAGAAGCACACCTGCCATCAGTAAAGTGCCGGTGATTGCCGTTACGGCTCAGGCTATGCCGGAAGACCGTCAGAAATGTATTGATGCAGGAGCCAATCATTACATATCAAAACCGATTGATGTGGATCAGTTAATAAATGCCATTGAAAAATTACCATAA
- a CDS encoding CheR family methyltransferase: MLEPSIIKDEEVEYLIKDVYDMYGYDFSEYSRASFKRRINRICLIDRFTSFAELRYTILNDPEYLKRFIEEITVNVTEMFRDPLFFKALREKILPQLGTYPLIRIWVAGCSTGEEAYSIAILLKEANLYHKSLIYGTDLNPSVLEKARSGVFPLQQMKLYSENYILSGGKKDFSDYYTANYDSVKFDKSLQEKLILSTHNLVSDSSFNSFQLIICRNVLIYFDRGLQERVFHLFDNSLENLGFLALGAKETLRFSKLDENYHQVDDQRIWKKLDHN; encoded by the coding sequence ATGCTGGAACCTAGTATCATAAAAGATGAAGAGGTAGAATACTTGATTAAAGATGTTTATGATATGTATGGCTACGACTTTTCAGAGTATAGCAGGGCGTCTTTTAAACGCAGGATAAACCGTATCTGTTTAATAGACCGTTTTACCAGTTTTGCCGAACTGCGCTATACCATTCTGAATGATCCGGAATATCTGAAGCGCTTCATCGAAGAAATTACCGTAAACGTTACGGAAATGTTTCGGGATCCGTTATTTTTTAAAGCATTAAGGGAAAAAATATTGCCCCAGCTGGGAACATATCCGCTGATAAGAATCTGGGTGGCAGGATGCTCTACGGGAGAGGAAGCCTATTCAATCGCGATTCTTCTGAAAGAAGCCAATCTTTACCACAAATCCCTTATTTACGGAACAGATCTGAATCCCTCAGTACTGGAAAAGGCAAGATCGGGAGTTTTCCCGCTGCAGCAGATGAAATTATATTCTGAAAATTACATATTATCAGGAGGAAAAAAGGATTTTTCGGATTATTATACAGCGAATTACGACAGTGTAAAATTTGATAAAAGTTTACAGGAAAAATTAATTCTTTCAACTCATAACCTGGTTTCAGACAGCTCTTTTAACAGTTTTCAGCTGATTATATGCAGAAATGTGCTGATTTATTTTGACCGGGGTTTGCAGGAAAGAGTTTTCCATTTATTTGATAATAGTCTGGAAAATTTAGGTTTTTTAGCATTAGGTGCGAAAGAAACCCTAAGATTTTCTAAATTAGATGAAAATTATCATCAGGTTGACGATCAGAGAATCTGGAAAAAATTAGATCATAATTAA